From the Streptomyces nigrescens genome, one window contains:
- a CDS encoding precorrin-8X methylmutase — MTAFDYEKDGATIYRQSFATIRAEADLDGLPADVSRVAVRMIHACGMVDLVRDLAFTPEVVARAREALRAGAPILCDANMVASGVTRKRLPAGNDVLCTLTDPSVPDLAAKMGTTRSAAALELWRDRMEGAVVAFGNAPTALFRFLEMIEEGAPRPAAVIGIPVGFIGAAESKDALIAHPSELDHIVVRGRRGGSAMAAAAINAMASEEE, encoded by the coding sequence GTGACCGCGTTCGACTACGAGAAGGACGGGGCGACGATCTACCGCCAGTCCTTCGCCACCATCCGCGCCGAGGCGGACCTCGACGGCCTGCCCGCCGACGTCAGCCGGGTCGCGGTCCGGATGATCCACGCCTGCGGCATGGTCGACCTGGTACGCGATCTGGCCTTCACCCCCGAGGTGGTGGCCCGCGCCCGCGAGGCGCTGCGCGCCGGTGCGCCGATCCTCTGCGACGCCAACATGGTCGCCAGCGGCGTCACCAGGAAGCGGCTGCCGGCCGGCAACGACGTCCTGTGCACCCTCACCGACCCGTCGGTCCCGGACCTCGCCGCCAAGATGGGGACGACCCGCAGCGCCGCCGCCCTGGAGCTGTGGCGGGACCGGATGGAAGGCGCCGTGGTCGCGTTCGGCAACGCCCCCACCGCCCTCTTCCGGTTCCTCGAAATGATCGAGGAAGGCGCGCCCCGCCCCGCCGCCGTCATCGGCATACCCGTCGGCTTCATCGGCGCCGCGGAGTCCAAGGACGCGCTGATCGCCCACCCGTCGGAGCTGGACCACATCGTGGTGCGCGGGCGCCGGGGCGGCAGCGCCATGGCCGCGGCCGCGATCAACGCCATGGCAAGCGAGGAAGAGTAA
- a CDS encoding precorrin-2 C(20)-methyltransferase, whose amino-acid sequence MSEQQLTGRLYGVGLGPGDPSLMTVRAVQVIAGADVIAYHSARHGRSIARSIAAEHLRADHIEEALIYPVTTESTDHPGGYRGALDEFYESAAARLAVHLDAGRTVAVISEGDPLFYGSYQHMHKRLAHRYPTEVIPGVTSVSAAAARLGKPLAEADEVLTILPGTLPEEELTARLASTDTAVVMKLGRTFPTVRRAMERSGRLPEAHYVERATMTGERTEKLADIDAETVPYFSVSVVPSRIADLPPGTATSTETATETATTTETATATATAGEPSGHGEVVVVGTGPAGPLWLTPESRGALAAAEDLVGYTTYLDRVPLRPGQRRHASDNKVESERAELALDLARRGRKVAVVSGGDPGIFAMATAVLEVACQAPYRAIPVRVLPGVTAANAAAARAGAPLGHDYAVISLSDRLKPWEVIAERLHAAAGADLALALYNPGSRSRTWQVGKARELLLEHRAPDTPVILARDIGGPEESVRTVHLADLDPHQVDMRTLLIVGSSQTQAARREDGTEVVWTPRRYPEG is encoded by the coding sequence GTGAGCGAGCAGCAGCTGACCGGTCGCCTCTACGGTGTGGGCCTGGGCCCCGGCGACCCGTCCCTCATGACGGTCCGGGCGGTCCAGGTCATCGCCGGGGCGGACGTCATCGCCTACCACAGCGCCCGGCACGGACGCTCCATCGCGCGCTCCATCGCCGCCGAGCACCTCCGCGCCGACCACATCGAGGAAGCGCTGATCTACCCGGTCACCACCGAGTCGACCGACCACCCCGGCGGCTACCGGGGCGCGCTGGACGAGTTCTACGAGTCCGCGGCGGCCCGCCTCGCCGTCCATCTCGACGCCGGCCGCACCGTCGCCGTCATCTCCGAGGGCGACCCGCTCTTCTACGGCTCCTACCAGCACATGCACAAGCGGCTGGCCCACCGCTATCCGACCGAGGTCATCCCCGGCGTCACCTCCGTCAGCGCCGCCGCGGCCCGCCTCGGCAAGCCGCTGGCCGAGGCCGACGAGGTCCTGACGATCCTCCCCGGCACGCTCCCGGAGGAGGAGCTGACCGCCCGTCTGGCCTCGACCGACACGGCCGTCGTCATGAAGCTGGGCCGCACCTTCCCCACCGTCCGCCGCGCCATGGAACGCTCCGGCCGCCTCCCGGAGGCCCACTACGTCGAGCGCGCCACGATGACCGGCGAACGTACGGAGAAGCTGGCGGACATCGACGCGGAGACGGTCCCCTACTTCTCCGTCAGCGTCGTACCGAGCCGCATCGCGGACCTGCCGCCCGGTACGGCTACGTCCACGGAAACGGCCACGGAGACGGCCACGACTACGGAGACGGCCACGGCCACGGCCACGGCAGGCGAACCGTCCGGCCACGGCGAGGTCGTGGTCGTCGGCACCGGCCCGGCCGGGCCGCTCTGGCTGACGCCCGAATCCCGCGGCGCCCTGGCCGCCGCCGAGGACCTCGTCGGCTACACCACCTACCTGGACCGCGTCCCGCTGCGCCCCGGCCAGCGCCGCCACGCCTCCGACAACAAGGTCGAGTCCGAACGCGCCGAACTCGCCCTCGACCTGGCCCGGCGCGGCCGCAAGGTGGCCGTGGTCTCCGGCGGCGACCCGGGCATCTTCGCGATGGCCACCGCCGTCCTGGAGGTCGCCTGCCAGGCCCCCTACCGTGCCATCCCCGTACGGGTCCTCCCGGGCGTCACCGCCGCCAACGCGGCCGCCGCCCGCGCCGGCGCGCCCCTCGGCCACGACTACGCGGTCATCTCCCTCTCCGACCGCCTCAAGCCCTGGGAGGTCATCGCCGAACGCCTGCACGCGGCGGCCGGCGCCGACCTGGCCCTCGCCCTCTACAACCCCGGCTCCCGAAGCCGCACCTGGCAGGTCGGCAAGGCCCGCGAACTCCTCCTGGAACACCGGGCCCCCGACACCCCCGTCATCCTCGCCCGCGACATCGGCGGCCCCGAGGAGTCGGTCCGCACCGTCCACCTCGCCGACCTCGACCCGCACCAGGTCGACATGCGGACGCTCCTGATCGTCGGCTCGTCCCAGACCCAGGCGGCACGGCGCGAGGACGGAACCGAGGTCGTGTGGACGCCGCGGAGGTATCCGGAGGGGTAA
- a CDS encoding cobalt-precorrin-6A reductase has product MPDAARPPRHVLILGGTTEARRLAAALAPEPAGAPEPAPAPECALRVTTSLAGRVAAPRLPAGEVRIGGFGGPEGLARWLREHAVDALIDATHPFADTISHNAALAAATAHVPLLAVRRPGWVPGPGDTWHQVTSLDEAAAALPALGARVFLTTGRMGLAHFAHLTELWFLVRSVDAPEPPHPPRMEVLLDRGPFTLEGERALLRAHRIDVLVTKDSGAAATAAKLTAAREAGVPVVVVRRPPVPDGVPVVEGPEAAAEWLRGLFSAADSH; this is encoded by the coding sequence ATGCCCGACGCAGCCCGCCCGCCACGCCATGTACTGATCCTCGGCGGTACGACGGAGGCCCGCCGCCTGGCCGCCGCCCTGGCGCCGGAGCCCGCCGGGGCACCGGAGCCCGCGCCGGCGCCGGAGTGCGCCCTGCGCGTGACGACCTCGCTCGCCGGCCGGGTCGCCGCACCACGGCTGCCCGCGGGGGAGGTACGCATCGGCGGGTTCGGCGGCCCCGAGGGCCTCGCCCGCTGGCTGCGTGAGCACGCGGTGGACGCGCTCATCGACGCCACCCATCCTTTCGCCGACACGATCAGTCACAATGCGGCCCTGGCCGCCGCCACCGCCCATGTTCCCCTGCTCGCCGTCCGCCGGCCCGGCTGGGTGCCGGGACCCGGCGACACATGGCACCAGGTCACCTCCCTGGACGAGGCCGCCGCCGCCCTCCCGGCCCTCGGCGCCCGCGTCTTCCTCACCACCGGCCGGATGGGCCTCGCCCACTTCGCCCACCTCACCGAACTCTGGTTCCTCGTCCGCTCCGTCGACGCCCCCGAGCCCCCGCACCCACCCCGTATGGAGGTGCTGCTCGACCGCGGCCCCTTCACCCTGGAGGGCGAGCGCGCGCTGCTCCGCGCCCACCGCATCGATGTGCTCGTGACGAAGGACAGCGGTGCCGCCGCGACCGCCGCCAAGCTGACGGCGGCGCGGGAGGCCGGGGTCCCGGTGGTCGTCGTACGGCGCCCGCCGGTACCCGACGGGGTGCCGGTGGTGGAGGGGCCGGAGGCGGCGGCGGAATGGCTGCGGGGGCTTTTCAGCGCGGCCGATTCACACTGA
- the cobM gene encoding precorrin-4 C(11)-methyltransferase codes for MTVHFIGAGPGAADLITVRGARTLASCGVCLYAGSLVPRELLAECPPGARLVDTAQLDLDTITAEMVRAHEEGHDVARLHSGDPSVFSAVAEQMRRLDAAGVPYDVVPGVPAFAAAAAALKRELTVPTVGQTVILTRVAQRATPMPEGEDLATLGRSGALLVLHLAAMYVDRVVGELLPHYGADCPAAVVAMASRPDELVLRGTLADIAGQVKAAGVVRTAVIMVGRTLGAEQFRDSHLYSADRERPHLPCAAPSATETP; via the coding sequence ATGACCGTCCACTTCATCGGCGCGGGTCCCGGCGCCGCCGACCTGATCACCGTGCGCGGCGCCCGTACGCTCGCCTCCTGCGGGGTCTGTCTGTACGCCGGCAGCCTGGTGCCGCGCGAGCTGCTCGCCGAGTGCCCGCCCGGCGCCCGGCTCGTCGACACCGCGCAGCTGGACCTCGACACCATCACCGCCGAAATGGTCCGCGCGCACGAGGAGGGCCATGACGTGGCCCGGCTGCACTCCGGCGACCCGTCCGTCTTCAGCGCGGTCGCCGAGCAGATGCGCCGGCTGGACGCGGCCGGGGTGCCCTACGACGTGGTGCCGGGCGTCCCCGCGTTCGCCGCGGCGGCGGCCGCGCTCAAGCGCGAGCTGACCGTCCCCACCGTGGGCCAGACCGTCATCCTCACCCGGGTCGCGCAGCGGGCCACCCCCATGCCCGAGGGCGAGGACCTCGCCACGCTCGGGCGCAGCGGTGCGCTGCTGGTGCTCCATCTGGCCGCCATGTACGTCGACCGGGTCGTCGGCGAACTCCTGCCGCACTACGGCGCCGACTGCCCCGCCGCGGTCGTCGCCATGGCCTCCCGCCCCGACGAACTCGTGCTGCGGGGCACCCTCGCCGATATCGCCGGCCAGGTGAAGGCCGCGGGCGTGGTCCGTACGGCCGTCATCATGGTCGGCCGCACCCTGGGCGCCGAGCAGTTCCGCGACAGCCATCTCTACTCGGCGGACCGCGAGCGGCCGCACCTGCCGTGCGCCGCACCGTCGGCCACGGAGACCCCGTAG
- the cobN gene encoding cobaltochelatase subunit CobN, producing MLLLLSTSDTDLLSARAATGPVPYRLANPARLDVAELPALLEGTDLVVVRLLGGIRAWEEGLEVLLAEDQHRPVVVLTGEQAPDAQLMEQSTVPVGIAAEAHAYLAHGGPANLDQLARFLSDTVLLTGHGFEPPEPAPSWGPLDWEGRNASGPLVAVLYYRAHHMSGNTAFVRTLCEQIEAAGGRARPLFVASLRAPEPELIEALGSADALVTTVLAAGGSKPAEASAGGDDESWDAGALAALDVPILQALCLTGPRSAWEENDEGLSPLDAASQIAVPEFDGRLITVPFSFKEVDEDGLPVYVADPERAARVAGIAVRHARLRHIPAAQKRLALVLSAYPTKHSRIGNAVGLDTPASAVALLRRLRADGYDFGDESAEPVPGLESGDGDELIYALIDAGGHDQEWLTEEQLARNPVRIPAADYKRWYATLPQQLRDSVEEHWGPPPGEMFVDRSRNPDGDIVLAALRRGNLLILIQPPRGFGENPIAIYHDPDLPPSHHYLAAYRWIAASADDGGFGADAMVHLGKHGNLEWLPGKNAGLSAACGPDAALGDLPLIYPFLVNDPGEGTQAKRRVHATLVDHLVPPMARAESYGDIARLEQLLDEYAAISSMDPAKLPAIRAQIWTLIQAAKLDHDLGMDERPDDDGFDDFLLHVDGWLCEVKDAQIRDGLHVLGGAPAGEGRVNLVLSILRARQIWGGTSALPGLREALGLDESAATRTTADEAEATARALVQAMDDAGWDPAAVAGVADGHPAAVADILDFAARQVVPRLAATTDEIDHAVHALNGGFVPAGPSGSPLRGLVNVLPTGRNFYSVDPKAVPSRLAWETGQALADSLLARYRDDNGDWPQSVGLSLWGTSAMRTSGDDVAEALALLGVRPVWDDASRRVNGLEPISLAELGRPRIDVTLRISGFFRDAFPHVIGLLDDAVRLAAGLDEPAGDNYVRAHAQADLAEHGDERRATTRIFGSRPGTYGAGLLQLIDSRDWRTDADLAEVYTVWGGYAYGRGLEGRPARSEMETAYKRIAVAAKNTDTREHDIADSDDYFQYHGGMVATVKALKGKAPEAYIGDSTRPETVRTRTLVEETSRVFRARVVNPRWIEAMRRHGYKGAFELAATVDYLFGYDATTGVVADWMYDKLAQTYVLDPENRAFLEEANPWALHGIAERLLEAESRGMWEKPDAETLAALRQAFLETEGELEGED from the coding sequence ATGCTTCTGCTGCTGTCGACCTCCGACACCGACCTGCTCAGCGCCCGCGCGGCCACGGGTCCCGTGCCGTACCGGCTCGCCAACCCCGCCCGCCTCGACGTCGCCGAACTCCCCGCGCTGCTGGAGGGCACCGACCTCGTCGTCGTACGCCTCCTCGGCGGCATCCGGGCCTGGGAGGAGGGCCTGGAGGTGCTGCTCGCCGAGGACCAGCACCGGCCGGTCGTCGTGCTCACCGGTGAACAGGCCCCCGACGCCCAGCTCATGGAGCAGTCCACGGTCCCGGTCGGTATCGCGGCCGAGGCGCACGCCTACCTCGCGCACGGCGGTCCCGCCAACCTCGACCAGCTCGCCCGCTTCCTCTCCGACACGGTGCTGCTGACCGGCCACGGCTTCGAGCCGCCGGAGCCCGCCCCGTCCTGGGGCCCGCTGGACTGGGAAGGGCGCAACGCGAGCGGCCCGCTGGTCGCCGTGCTCTACTACCGCGCGCACCACATGAGCGGTAACACCGCTTTCGTCCGGACCCTGTGCGAGCAGATCGAGGCGGCGGGCGGGCGCGCCCGGCCGTTGTTCGTGGCCTCCCTCCGCGCCCCCGAACCGGAGTTGATCGAGGCGCTGGGGTCCGCCGACGCCCTGGTCACCACGGTCCTCGCGGCGGGCGGCAGCAAGCCCGCCGAGGCCTCCGCCGGCGGCGACGACGAATCCTGGGACGCGGGCGCACTGGCCGCCCTGGACGTGCCGATCCTGCAGGCCCTGTGCCTGACAGGGCCGCGCAGCGCCTGGGAGGAGAACGACGAGGGGCTGTCGCCGCTGGACGCCGCCTCGCAGATCGCGGTCCCCGAGTTCGACGGCCGGCTGATCACCGTCCCGTTCTCCTTCAAGGAGGTCGACGAGGACGGTCTGCCGGTCTACGTCGCCGACCCCGAGCGCGCCGCCCGGGTCGCCGGGATCGCCGTCCGCCACGCCCGGCTGCGCCACATCCCGGCCGCGCAGAAGCGCCTCGCGCTGGTGCTGTCCGCCTACCCCACCAAGCACTCCCGTATCGGCAACGCGGTCGGCCTGGACACCCCGGCCAGTGCCGTGGCGCTGCTGCGCCGTCTCCGGGCGGACGGCTACGACTTCGGCGACGAGAGTGCCGAGCCGGTCCCGGGCCTGGAGTCCGGCGACGGCGACGAGCTGATCTACGCCCTCATCGACGCCGGCGGCCACGACCAGGAGTGGCTCACCGAGGAGCAGCTCGCCCGCAACCCGGTCCGTATCCCGGCCGCCGACTACAAGCGCTGGTACGCCACGCTGCCGCAGCAACTCCGGGACTCCGTCGAGGAGCACTGGGGGCCGCCGCCCGGCGAGATGTTCGTCGACCGCAGCCGGAACCCCGACGGCGACATCGTGCTGGCGGCCCTGCGCCGCGGCAATCTCCTGATCCTCATCCAGCCGCCGCGCGGCTTCGGCGAGAACCCGATCGCGATCTACCACGACCCCGATCTGCCGCCCTCGCACCACTACTTGGCGGCGTACCGCTGGATCGCGGCCTCCGCCGACGACGGCGGCTTCGGCGCGGACGCCATGGTCCACCTGGGCAAGCACGGCAACCTGGAGTGGCTGCCCGGCAAGAACGCGGGCCTGTCCGCGGCCTGCGGCCCCGACGCCGCCCTCGGTGATCTGCCGCTGATCTACCCCTTCCTGGTCAACGACCCCGGCGAGGGCACCCAGGCCAAGCGCCGGGTGCATGCCACCCTCGTCGACCACCTCGTTCCGCCGATGGCCCGCGCCGAGTCCTACGGCGACATCGCGCGCCTGGAGCAGCTCCTCGACGAGTACGCGGCCATCTCCTCGATGGACCCGGCCAAGCTGCCCGCGATCCGCGCCCAGATCTGGACGCTGATCCAGGCCGCCAAGCTCGACCACGACCTGGGGATGGACGAACGCCCCGACGACGACGGCTTCGACGACTTCCTGCTGCACGTCGACGGCTGGCTGTGCGAGGTCAAGGACGCCCAGATCCGCGACGGACTGCACGTCCTGGGCGGCGCCCCGGCCGGTGAGGGCCGCGTCAACCTCGTCCTCTCCATCCTCCGCGCCCGTCAGATCTGGGGCGGTACGTCCGCCCTGCCCGGTCTGCGTGAGGCGCTCGGACTGGACGAGTCCGCGGCCACCCGTACGACCGCCGACGAGGCCGAGGCCACCGCCCGCGCCCTGGTGCAGGCGATGGACGACGCCGGCTGGGACCCGGCGGCGGTGGCCGGTGTCGCCGACGGCCACCCGGCCGCGGTCGCCGACATCCTCGACTTCGCCGCCCGTCAGGTCGTCCCGCGCCTCGCCGCCACCACCGACGAGATCGACCACGCCGTGCACGCCCTCAACGGCGGCTTCGTCCCGGCCGGTCCGTCCGGTTCCCCGCTCCGTGGCCTGGTCAACGTCCTGCCGACGGGCCGGAACTTCTACTCCGTCGACCCCAAGGCCGTGCCCTCCCGCCTCGCCTGGGAGACCGGCCAGGCCCTCGCCGACTCCCTCCTGGCGCGCTACCGCGACGACAACGGCGACTGGCCGCAGTCCGTCGGCCTGTCGCTGTGGGGCACCAGCGCCATGCGGACGTCCGGTGACGATGTGGCCGAGGCGCTGGCGCTGCTGGGTGTCCGCCCCGTATGGGACGACGCCTCGCGCCGGGTCAACGGGCTGGAGCCCATCTCCCTCGCCGAACTCGGCCGCCCCCGCATCGATGTCACCCTGCGCATCTCCGGCTTCTTCCGGGACGCCTTCCCGCACGTCATCGGCCTGCTCGACGACGCCGTACGGCTCGCCGCCGGCCTGGACGAGCCCGCCGGGGACAACTACGTCCGCGCCCACGCGCAGGCCGACCTCGCCGAGCACGGCGACGAACGCCGCGCCACCACGCGCATCTTCGGCTCCCGCCCGGGGACGTACGGTGCGGGCCTGCTCCAGCTGATCGACTCCCGCGACTGGCGCACCGACGCCGACCTCGCCGAGGTCTACACGGTCTGGGGCGGCTACGCCTACGGCCGCGGACTGGAGGGCAGGCCGGCCCGCTCCGAGATGGAGACCGCCTACAAGCGCATCGCGGTCGCCGCCAAGAACACCGACACCCGCGAGCACGACATCGCGGACTCCGACGACTACTTCCAGTACCACGGCGGCATGGTCGCCACCGTCAAGGCGCTCAAGGGCAAGGCCCCCGAGGCGTACATCGGTGACTCCACCCGCCCGGAGACGGTCCGCACCCGCACCCTGGTCGAGGAGACCTCCCGGGTCTTCCGCGCCCGGGTGGTCAACCCCCGCTGGATCGAGGCGATGCGCCGCCACGGCTACAAGGGCGCCTTCGAACTCGCCGCCACCGTGGACTACTTGTTCGGCTACGACGCCACCACGGGCGTGGTCGCCGACTGGATGTACGACAAGCTCGCCCAGACCTACGTCCTCGACCCCGAGAACCGCGCCTTCCTGGAGGAGGCCAACCCCTGGGCCCTGCACGGAATCGCCGAACGCCTCCTGGAGGCGGAGTCCCGCGGAATGTGGGAGAAGCCGGACGCCGAGACACTGGCAGCCCTGCGCCAGGCATTCCTGGAGACCGAAGGGGAGCTGGAGGGGGAGGACTGA
- a CDS encoding cobalt-precorrin-5B (C(1))-methyltransferase, which produces MAEAQPQGTGKAAGGRSAQLAHTGLRPGWTTGACATAASTAAYTALLSGEFPDPVTITLPKGQTPSFALAVEELAPGRTAATAGVVKDAGDDPDVTHGALVRATVRVLPAGSGVVFRAGPGVGTVTRPGLPLDVGEPAINPVPRQMMREHLAEVAGRHGGPGATADVEVEISVDHGVEIARSTWNPRLGILGGLSILGTTGIVVPYSCSAWIDSIRRGVDVARAAGRRHVAGCTGSTSEKVAVALHHLPEDALLDMGDFAGAVLKYIRRHPVERLTICGGFAKLSKLAAGHLDLHSARSQVDKGFLAELARRGGADEALAGAVAEANTGLAALQLCTAAGVPLGDLVAATARDESLAVLRGAPVAVDVICIDRAGMVVGRAEPRGPGDARQGSPQR; this is translated from the coding sequence GTGGCTGAAGCGCAACCGCAGGGTACGGGGAAGGCCGCGGGCGGGCGTAGCGCGCAGCTCGCGCACACCGGGCTGCGGCCCGGCTGGACGACCGGTGCCTGTGCGACGGCGGCGAGCACGGCCGCGTACACGGCGCTGCTGAGCGGCGAGTTCCCCGATCCGGTGACGATCACGCTGCCGAAGGGGCAGACGCCGTCCTTCGCGCTGGCGGTGGAGGAGCTGGCGCCGGGGCGGACGGCCGCCACGGCGGGTGTCGTCAAGGACGCGGGCGACGATCCGGATGTCACACACGGGGCGCTCGTCCGGGCCACCGTACGGGTGCTGCCCGCGGGGTCGGGCGTCGTCTTCAGGGCCGGGCCGGGCGTCGGGACCGTCACCCGGCCCGGCCTGCCGCTGGACGTGGGCGAGCCGGCCATCAACCCCGTGCCGCGGCAGATGATGCGGGAGCATCTGGCGGAGGTCGCCGGGCGCCACGGCGGCCCGGGGGCGACGGCCGATGTCGAGGTGGAGATCTCGGTCGATCACGGGGTGGAGATCGCCCGGAGCACCTGGAATCCGCGGCTGGGGATCCTGGGCGGGCTGTCCATCCTGGGGACCACCGGGATCGTGGTGCCGTACTCCTGCTCGGCGTGGATCGACTCCATCCGGCGGGGGGTGGACGTCGCCCGCGCGGCGGGGCGGCGGCATGTGGCCGGGTGTACGGGGTCGACGTCGGAGAAGGTGGCCGTCGCGCTGCACCACCTGCCCGAGGACGCGCTGCTGGACATGGGCGACTTCGCGGGGGCAGTGCTGAAGTACATCCGGCGGCATCCGGTGGAGCGGCTCACCATCTGCGGCGGGTTCGCCAAGCTGTCCAAGCTGGCGGCCGGGCATCTGGATCTGCACTCGGCGCGGTCCCAGGTGGACAAGGGGTTCCTGGCCGAGCTCGCCCGGCGGGGCGGGGCGGACGAGGCGCTGGCGGGCGCGGTCGCGGAGGCCAACACGGGCCTGGCGGCGCTGCAGTTGTGCACCGCGGCGGGTGTCCCGCTGGGGGATCTGGTGGCGGCGACGGCGCGGGACGAGTCGCTGGCCGTGCTGCGGGGCGCGCCCGTCGCGGTCGACGTCATCTGCATCGACCGGGCGGGGATGGTGGTGGGGCGGGCGGAGCCGCGGGGGCCGGGGGACGCCCGGCAGGGAAGCCCTCAGCGGTGA
- the cobG gene encoding precorrin-3B synthase, with protein sequence MPPSPSIRPQGAEPPIRDRGDACPGALRLHSAADGHLARVRLPAGDLTVRQAEALADAADRLGDGHLSLTSRGNAELRGLADGCGGRLAALLRDAGLLPSERHERVRNILASPLAGLDRHTPSDVRLWARELDGLLCASESATALSGRFLFVLDDGRGDVAALGGDVSLVAERGGAGSGGLSGAGCPAGAGGTALLRVGDDPAALRIAGPDAPRAALTAAEAFLTAAEASGSGAWRVRELPDGHGLTARAVAERLRAAGIGCAEVAGEVAAAVAGAREVTGTPDATGATYATEAPAPASVPYADSSAPGVIEGTDGARALSVLAPLGRLSVAQWRLLTAVAAEDGAGALRLTPWRGVVIPGLSADTAAPRLRELSAAGLITDPDSPWHRVGACTGRPGCAKSRTDVRADATAAVTAGTPVPGEPGPQPATLRRLPVYWSGCERRCGHPHGAWVDVLATAEGYRVSVVQPQSTPAPHPAPAAPSAAPCPATS encoded by the coding sequence ATGCCGCCCTCCCCCTCGATACGGCCCCAAGGTGCCGAACCGCCCATACGGGACCGCGGTGACGCCTGCCCGGGAGCGCTGCGGCTGCACTCCGCCGCCGATGGTCACCTCGCCCGAGTGCGGCTGCCCGCCGGAGACTTGACGGTGCGTCAGGCCGAGGCGCTGGCCGACGCAGCGGACCGGCTCGGCGACGGCCACCTCTCGCTCACCTCCCGCGGCAACGCGGAACTCCGCGGCCTGGCGGACGGCTGCGGCGGCCGGCTCGCCGCTCTGCTGCGCGACGCCGGCCTGCTGCCCTCCGAGCGCCACGAACGCGTCCGCAACATCCTCGCCTCGCCGCTGGCCGGACTCGACCGGCACACCCCTTCTGACGTGCGGTTGTGGGCCCGTGAGCTGGACGGACTGCTCTGCGCGAGCGAGTCCGCGACCGCGCTGTCGGGCCGATTCCTCTTCGTCCTGGACGACGGACGGGGCGATGTGGCGGCACTCGGCGGGGATGTGAGCTTGGTCGCAGAACGGGGCGGGGCCGGGTCCGGGGGTCTGTCCGGGGCCGGGTGCCCGGCCGGGGCCGGGGGTACCGCGCTGCTGCGGGTCGGCGACGATCCGGCGGCGCTGCGGATCGCCGGTCCGGACGCCCCGCGGGCCGCCCTCACCGCCGCCGAGGCCTTCCTGACCGCCGCCGAGGCGAGCGGCAGCGGCGCCTGGCGGGTACGTGAACTCCCGGACGGACACGGCCTGACGGCCCGGGCCGTCGCGGAGCGACTGCGCGCGGCGGGCATCGGGTGCGCGGAGGTGGCCGGGGAGGTGGCTGCGGCGGTGGCCGGGGCCAGGGAAGTGACCGGTACCCCCGACGCGACCGGGGCCACCTACGCGACCGAGGCGCCCGCACCCGCCTCCGTCCCGTACGCCGACTCCTCCGCCCCCGGCGTCATCGAGGGCACCGACGGCGCCCGTGCGCTCTCCGTCCTCGCGCCGCTGGGGCGGCTGTCGGTCGCCCAGTGGCGTCTGCTGACCGCCGTCGCCGCCGAGGACGGTGCCGGCGCGCTCCGCCTCACCCCCTGGCGCGGCGTCGTCATCCCCGGGCTGTCCGCCGACACGGCGGCTCCCCGCCTGCGCGAACTGTCCGCCGCCGGACTGATCACCGACCCGGACTCCCCCTGGCACCGCGTCGGCGCCTGCACCGGCCGCCCCGGCTGCGCCAAGTCCCGTACCGATGTACGGGCCGACGCGACGGCCGCCGTCACCGCGGGCACCCCCGTCCCCGGCGAGCCAGGACCGCAGCCCGCCACCCTGCGCCGGCTCCCCGTGTACTGGTCCGGCTGCGAACGCCGCTGCGGCCACCCGCACGGCGCCTGGGTCGATGTGCTGGCGACGGCGGAGGGCTACCGCGTCTCCGTAGTACAGCCGCAGAGCACACCCGCCCCGCACCCCGCACCGGCGGCACCCTCCGCAGCTCCCTGCCCCGCCACCTCATGA
- a CDS encoding DUF817 domain-containing protein, translating into MHANLARVQQLLIFTRLQTSSCAFAVALLAGVALSTVLPQLPVARYDLLLVYGLLLTLVFRLRGWESGRDVLVIAVCHAIGLAFEMVKVSLGSWSYPEPAVFKFAGVPLYGGFLYAAVGSYVCRAWQLMDLELVHYRPRATTALAVAVYVNFFSHHWLPDLRWLLAALLVAVTGGTSVRFSVGQARYRMPLALSFALIGFFLWLAENIATYLGAWRYPHQLHGWQPVALEKFGSWALLISVTFVIVAATRRERSPG; encoded by the coding sequence ATGCACGCGAACCTGGCCCGCGTACAGCAACTACTGATCTTCACCCGGCTCCAGACGAGCAGCTGCGCGTTCGCCGTCGCGCTGCTCGCGGGGGTCGCGCTGTCCACCGTGCTGCCGCAGTTGCCCGTGGCCAGGTATGACCTGTTGCTCGTCTACGGACTGCTGCTGACGCTGGTGTTCCGTCTGCGCGGGTGGGAGAGCGGCAGGGATGTCCTGGTCATCGCCGTGTGTCACGCGATCGGGCTGGCCTTCGAGATGGTGAAGGTCTCGCTCGGCTCCTGGAGCTATCCGGAGCCCGCGGTGTTCAAGTTCGCGGGCGTGCCCCTGTACGGGGGCTTCCTCTACGCCGCGGTGGGCAGCTACGTCTGCCGCGCATGGCAGCTGATGGACCTGGAACTCGTCCACTACCGCCCGCGCGCCACCACGGCCCTGGCCGTGGCCGTCTACGTGAACTTCTTCAGCCACCACTGGCTGCCCGACCTGCGCTGGCTCCTCGCCGCCCTGCTCGTCGCGGTCACGGGAGGCACGTCGGTGCGGTTCAGTGTGGGGCAGGCGCGCTACCGCATGCCGCTGGCGCTGTCCTTCGCGCTGATCGGATTCTTCTTGTGGCTGGCGGAGAACATCGCCACCTACCTGGGCGCATGGCGCTACCCGCACCAGCTCCACGGGTGGCAACCGGTCGCCCTGGAGAAGTTCGGCTCCTGGGCACTGCTGATCAGCGTCACGTTCGTGATCGTGGCGGCCACCCGGCGGGAGCGCAGCCCCGGGTGA